Proteins found in one Plasmodium gaboni strain SY75 chromosome 13, whole genome shotgun sequence genomic segment:
- a CDS encoding hypothetical protein (conserved Plasmodium protein, unknown function), whose product MASDKYKNAFNRNKLNKIEEYNKEYEMMKLHNNREAGTRGCFNLNDFIYNKENSRVLKKFILFVLLIILSPVVLIVLYKYFFIFILSKNNALLCSLYIVILYIICLTLLYAYLAFQEDENYSKNQNRNYERKMK is encoded by the coding sequence atGGCAAGCgacaaatataaaaatgcATTTAATCGTAATAAgttaaataaaattgaagaatataataaagaatatgaaATGATGAAGTTACATAATAATAGAGAAGCAGGAACAAGAGGTTGTTTTAATTTGAatgattttatatataataaagaaaattcaagagttttaaaaaaatttattttatttgtattattaattattttatcacCTGTTGTTTTAATcgtattatataaatatttttttatatttatattatcaaaaaataatgcTTTATTATGTAGTCTTTATATagttatattatatataatatgcCTAACCTTGTTATATGCATATTTGGCTTTTCAAGAAGATGAAAATTATTCAAAGAACCAAAACCGGAATtatgaaagaaaaatgaaataa
- a CDS encoding DNA/RNA-binding protein Alba 4, translating to MENDKKHNQKQNNVDENEFPNSKVLLVSVKRTRRFLERTARELLAGGTRYIILSGLGDALPLCVQLQSSLQSKNAANVVKIETSYSYFNSNYSYTPGLKIYMEKHPEFKGSRISPGYVSFHEKTDSFTPIYDENPNEYICSLNAGDNNLYVGGEGINGAFSELLSSHNQEVDKYESLFKELLTKAVSENGEKPDEEVKSVLYDNVDKKYPDVKLALCRIRNSLKKGSDHSTGSVFIVTFKKNFPHKKEKNMGMVYVVGPKGKNYNSVEEFLDEVQETAENLMTTLCDYNGLVKREEIKHVRMNTCRICLFSGSIFKHPNASKLDVAKAILNGLAVGYRHGPSPRLNFAYDENVFKDAWVETTGLQVFNHNEQ from the exons atggaaaatgataaaaaacataaccaaaaacaaaataatgtTGACGAAAATGAATTCCCCAATTCAAAGGTATTATTAGTATCTGTAAAAAGGACCAGAAGATTTTTAGAGAGAACTGCTAGGGAATTATTAGCTGGAGGAACACgctatataatattaagtGGATTAGGAGATGCATTACCATTATGTGTTCAATTACAATCATCATTACAATCAAAGAATGCAGCTAATGTTGTAAAAATTGAAACATCATATAGTTATTTTAACTCGAACTATTCTTATACACCTGgtttaaaaatatatatggaaaaaCATCCAGAATTTAAAGGTTCTAGAATATCTCCAGGATATGTAAGTTTTCATGAGAAAACAGATAGCTTTACTCctatatatgatgaaaacccaaatgaatatatttgttCTCTAAATGCTGgagataataatttatatgttgGCGGTGAGGGTATTAACGGTGCATTCTCAGAACTCTTGTCTTCTCACAATCAGGAAGttgataaatatgaatCCTTATTtaaa GAATTATTAACCAAGGCAGTTAGCGAAAATGGAGAAAAACCTGACGAAGAAGTGAAATCCGTCCTATACGACAATGTAGACAAAAAATACCCAGATGTGAAACTAGCCCTTTGTCGTATTAGAAATAGTTTAAAAAAAGGTAGTGATCATAGCACAGGAAGTGTATTTATTGTAACATTTAAGAAAAACTTTCCACACAAGAAAGAGAAAAATATGGGTATGGTTTATGTTGTAGGACCAAAAGGAAAGAATTATAATTCAGTGGAAGAATTTTTAGATGAAGTTCAAGAAACAGCAGAAAACTTAATGACAACTCTTTGTGATTATAATGGTTTAGTTAAAAGAGAAGAAATTAAGCATGTAAGAATGAACACATGTAGAATCTGTTTATTCTCAGGTAGTATCTTTAAACACCCTAATGCTTCTAAACTAGATGTAGCTAAAGCTATACTAAATGGATTAGCTGTTGGATATAGACATGGACCATCACCAAGATTAAATTTTGCTTATGATGAAAATGTATTTAAAGATGCATGGGTAGAAACCACAGGATTACAAGTTTTCAATCACAATGAgcaataa